A genomic region of Zalophus californianus isolate mZalCal1 chromosome 1, mZalCal1.pri.v2, whole genome shotgun sequence contains the following coding sequences:
- the LOC113916538 gene encoding olfactory receptor 7G2-like: MEPRNHTDISEFLLLGLTYDSELQPFLFCLFLSMYLVTILGNLLIILAISSDFHLHTPMYFFLSNLSFTDICLSTTTIPKMLVNIQAQNQSITYIGCLTQVGFVLAFGGFENFLLAAMAYDRYVAICHPLRYTVIMNPQLCVLLILLSLFFSLVVALLHSLMVLRLSFCKEEMEIPHFFCELAQVIKLSCSDTLINNILIYFVASLFGGIPLSGTIFSYTQIVYSVLRMPSVGRKLKAFSTCGSHLSVVSLFYGTVVGVYIGSVVTDSSKKTAVASVMYVMVPQMMNPFIYSLRNRDMKGALRKLISEML; this comes from the coding sequence ATGGAACCCAGAAATCACACAGATATTTCAGAATTTCTTCTGCTAGGATTGACATATGATTCAGAACTGCAGCCCTTCCTATTCTGTCTGTTTCTGTCCATGTACCTGGTCACTATCCTGGGAAATCTGCTCATCATCCTGGCCATCAGTTCTGACTTCCACCTCCatacccccatgtacttcttcctctccaacctgtcCTTTACTGACATCTGTTTAAGCACAACCACCATTCCAAAGATGCTGGTGAACATCCAAGCACAGAACCAGAGCATCACTTATATAGGTTGCCTCACCCAGGTTGGATTTGTCCTGGCTTTTGGTGGCTTTGAAAATTTTCTCCTTGCAGCAatggcctatgaccgctatgTGGCCATTTGTCACCCCTTGAGGTACACTGTTATCATGAACCCCCAACTCTGTGTTCTGCTGATTCTACTCTCACTGTTCTTTAGCCTTGTGGTTGCCCTGCTCCATAGTCTAATGGTGCTACGGTTATCCTTCtgcaaggaagaaatggaaatccCCCATTTCTTCTGTGAACTTGCTCAGGTCATCAAGCTTTCCTGTTCTGATACCCTCATCAATaacatcttgatttattttgtggctAGCCTATTTGGTGGTATTCCTCTCTCTGGGACCATTTTCTCTTATACTCAAATTGTCTACTCTGTTTTGAGAATGCCATCAGTGGGAAGAAAGCTCAAAGCTTTTTCCACCTGTGGGTCTCACCTGTCAGTTGTGTCCTTGTTCTATGGGACAGTTGTTGGAGTGTACATTGGTTCTGTAGTTACTGACTCTTCCAAGAAGACTGCAGTGGCTTCAGTGATGTATGTCATGGTTCCTCAAATGATGAACCCCTTTATCTACAGCCTGCGGAACAGGGACATGAAGGGAGCCTTGAGAAAACTCATCAGTGAGATGCTGTGA